From Mucilaginibacter rubeus, a single genomic window includes:
- a CDS encoding beta-N-acetylhexosaminidase, translating to MKKTPSLKYILLFASLLLSVTTKAQFHIIPQPVSLKAGKGSFILSKNAVIGVNKETEPVGKYLQDYLNQNYGLQTTVKVFEKIPVKTAIRLNNVWSNAESAYTMNVSPASVSISGSGAGVFYGVQTLIQLLPTDKAPTLKVAACSIADQPRFGWRGLSLDVSRHFFTVDEVKKYIDVMAHYKLNTFHWHLTDDEGWRIQIDKYPRLTEVGSRISYYAKRGEFRKLDNLIDDGRDGFYTKDEIRDVIKYAQDRFVTILPEIEMPGHSEAAIFAYPQLGCQDSTGAKHRVRMLDPSEYTFKFMEDVLTEVIGLFPNQHVHIGGDEAEMVDWLKSPTAVALMKREHLKSEKEVQSYFIKRIEKFLLSKNKRLVGWDEILQGGLAESATVMSWQGEAGGIAAAKMRHHVVMTPLPYMYFDAPQANEDLEPIGWNPPVTWQMVYNYEPQSKELTNAEAEYILGAQGNIWNEKVPNAQHLQYMVYPRALAVAELTWSPKNEKNLDRFGWKMKNQYGLFKLWNFNARLPDIDGVDNIITNKSRFKLTLNYPLTGAKVRYALNGKMPDANSAAVAFPVNINVPLKDSIGLRTFTTWTLNDQHIRQTANIKRVTIKPSREKVANLKPGMFYEIFKTKEHDIDKLTSEKPTETGETSLIVPVRPLGEGFINWVKIKGFIKITKEADYELTTGFEVSPALFLDDEPVIKMGLNTYVEPQKALLHLKKGVYALSGYYIADKANENQTLIALKIAGGEKLYPKFYLMH from the coding sequence ATGAAGAAAACACCATCTCTGAAATATATTTTACTATTCGCTTCACTGCTTTTATCGGTAACAACAAAAGCGCAGTTTCATATTATTCCGCAGCCTGTGAGTTTAAAAGCAGGTAAAGGGAGTTTTATACTGAGCAAGAATGCTGTAATTGGGGTTAATAAAGAAACCGAACCGGTAGGTAAATACCTTCAGGATTATCTTAATCAAAACTACGGTCTGCAAACAACGGTGAAGGTATTTGAAAAGATCCCTGTCAAAACAGCTATCAGGTTAAACAATGTTTGGTCTAATGCCGAGAGCGCTTACACCATGAATGTAAGTCCTGCATCTGTAAGCATTAGCGGCAGTGGCGCCGGCGTTTTTTATGGAGTTCAAACGCTGATTCAATTATTACCGACAGATAAAGCGCCTACTTTAAAAGTAGCTGCCTGTAGCATTGCCGATCAGCCGCGCTTTGGCTGGCGGGGCTTAAGCTTGGATGTAAGTCGCCATTTTTTTACGGTTGATGAAGTGAAAAAGTACATTGATGTAATGGCGCATTATAAGCTCAATACCTTTCACTGGCATTTAACCGATGATGAAGGCTGGCGCATCCAGATTGATAAATATCCACGCCTTACCGAAGTGGGTTCAAGGATTAGTTACTACGCCAAACGCGGTGAATTTCGTAAACTGGACAACCTGATAGATGACGGTCGCGACGGTTTTTATACCAAGGACGAAATTCGTGATGTGATCAAATACGCGCAGGACAGGTTTGTAACCATTTTGCCCGAAATAGAAATGCCGGGGCACAGCGAGGCTGCTATTTTTGCTTACCCGCAGTTGGGCTGTCAGGACTCGACAGGTGCCAAGCACCGGGTACGGATGCTGGACCCAAGCGAGTACACCTTCAAATTTATGGAGGATGTATTGACTGAGGTAATCGGGTTATTCCCGAACCAGCACGTACATATCGGTGGTGACGAGGCCGAGATGGTTGACTGGCTGAAAAGCCCCACTGCCGTTGCCCTCATGAAACGGGAGCATCTGAAAAGTGAAAAAGAGGTACAAAGTTATTTCATCAAGCGAATAGAGAAATTTCTGCTGTCAAAAAATAAACGCCTGGTAGGCTGGGATGAGATCCTTCAGGGTGGCCTTGCCGAATCGGCCACGGTAATGAGCTGGCAGGGCGAGGCTGGCGGCATTGCCGCTGCCAAGATGCGCCACCACGTAGTAATGACGCCCTTACCCTACATGTATTTTGATGCCCCGCAGGCCAATGAAGATCTGGAGCCAATAGGCTGGAACCCGCCGGTGACATGGCAAATGGTGTACAATTATGAGCCGCAATCAAAAGAGCTTACCAACGCCGAAGCTGAATACATTTTAGGGGCACAGGGCAATATCTGGAATGAAAAGGTACCCAATGCACAACACCTGCAGTACATGGTTTACCCACGCGCCCTTGCCGTGGCTGAACTCACCTGGAGCCCCAAAAATGAAAAGAACCTTGATCGCTTTGGCTGGAAAATGAAAAACCAGTACGGCTTGTTTAAGCTATGGAATTTTAATGCCCGCCTGCCTGATATTGATGGCGTAGATAACATCATCACCAATAAAAGCAGGTTTAAATTAACGCTGAATTACCCGTTGACGGGAGCTAAAGTTCGTTATGCGCTAAATGGTAAAATGCCGGACGCTAATAGTGCCGCTGTGGCGTTTCCAGTTAATATTAATGTGCCTTTGAAAGACAGCATTGGCCTGAGAACATTTACTACCTGGACGCTGAATGATCAGCATATCCGTCAAACGGCCAATATCAAACGGGTAACCATCAAACCATCCCGCGAAAAAGTGGCTAACCTTAAACCGGGAATGTTCTACGAGATTTTTAAAACTAAAGAACACGATATAGATAAGTTGACAAGTGAAAAGCCAACGGAAACAGGAGAAACAAGCCTGATTGTACCGGTGAGGCCATTAGGCGAAGGATTTATCAATTGGGTGAAAATTAAGGGGTTTATCAAGATAACCAAGGAAGCGGATTATGAATTAACTACCGGGTTTGAGGTTAGTCCCGCTTTGTTTTTGGATGACGAGCCGGTAATAAAAATGGGGTTAAATACCTATGTTGAACCGCAAAAAGCTTTACTGCACCTAAAAAAAGGTGTTTACGCATTAAGCGGATATTATATTGCTGATAAGGCCAATGAAAATCAAACCCTGATAGCATTAAAGATTGCGGGAGGAGAGAAGCTTTATCCGAAGTTTTATTTGATGCATTAG
- a CDS encoding acyltransferase family protein: MAASVINQQEPLKNTGAAKASRPRLLSLDFFRGFTVAAMILVNDPGDWGHIYWPLEHSKWNGCTPTDLVFPFFLFMVGVSIVYAMESKKADTVNHNKLLLSILRRTLIIMALGVCLPLINDFQFAHLRFPGVLQRIGLVFGITALLYVKTGIRTQVIIAVSCLIGYYLLMTLVPVPGFGTPNLEPATNLGAWIDRAVFTENHLWGSSKTWDPEGLLGTIPSVATCLLGVFTGTWLKTGKFKTSAELFKMMGVGILLIALALIWNTFFPINKQLWTSSFVLLTAGLAINILALSYWFIDIKGNKALLSPFLAFGRNAIAAYVLADIIPALIAAIPVQKTNLWSFTYNNLFVPYLSPENASLAGAILTVLIIFIPVWILYKKNITVKV, encoded by the coding sequence ATGGCAGCTTCGGTAATCAATCAGCAGGAACCACTTAAAAATACTGGCGCCGCAAAGGCGAGCCGTCCAAGGCTGTTGTCGCTTGATTTTTTCAGGGGTTTTACTGTAGCCGCCATGATCCTGGTAAATGATCCCGGCGATTGGGGACATATTTACTGGCCACTTGAACATTCCAAATGGAATGGCTGTACCCCGACGGATCTTGTGTTCCCTTTTTTCCTTTTTATGGTGGGCGTATCCATCGTGTACGCCATGGAAAGCAAAAAGGCTGACACAGTTAACCATAACAAATTGCTCTTATCAATATTACGGCGTACGCTAATTATCATGGCCCTTGGCGTTTGCTTACCCCTGATAAACGATTTTCAATTCGCGCATCTGCGTTTTCCCGGTGTGTTGCAGCGCATCGGGCTCGTATTTGGCATAACTGCCTTGCTCTACGTTAAAACAGGTATCCGTACGCAGGTAATTATCGCTGTAAGCTGTCTTATCGGCTATTACCTATTAATGACCCTGGTACCTGTACCGGGTTTCGGAACGCCAAACCTCGAACCTGCGACTAATTTAGGAGCCTGGATAGACAGAGCGGTTTTTACCGAAAATCACCTTTGGGGTTCATCCAAAACCTGGGATCCGGAAGGCTTGCTGGGAACTATCCCATCTGTTGCCACCTGCCTGCTGGGTGTATTTACCGGTACCTGGCTTAAAACAGGAAAATTTAAAACCAGTGCTGAGCTGTTTAAAATGATGGGTGTGGGTATTTTGTTGATAGCGCTTGCCTTAATTTGGAATACTTTTTTCCCTATAAACAAACAACTGTGGACAAGCTCGTTCGTGCTGCTTACTGCAGGTTTAGCTATTAATATCCTTGCGCTTTCATACTGGTTTATTGATATTAAAGGGAATAAAGCTTTACTGTCGCCATTTTTGGCTTTTGGCCGTAATGCCATTGCTGCTTATGTTTTGGCCGATATCATTCCTGCTTTAATAGCTGCTATTCCGGTGCAGAAAACTAATTTATGGTCGTTTACCTACAATAATCTGTTCGTGCCGTATCTTTCGCCCGAAAACGCCTCACTGGCCGGAGCCATCCTGACCGTGCTGATCATATTTATCCCGGTTTGGATCCTTTATAAAAAGAATATCACCGTTAAGGTATAA
- a CDS encoding alpha-L-rhamnosidase, protein MNPISIDQATPRLGWKLITRDRNVQQVAYEVRVGTNAVSLLKGKELLWTSGKVASGESLHVYYAGPALASRQKVYWQVRIWNNRQQVTPWSMVNSWKMGLLKPADWSAKWIEDNYLSDTTGGPSPMFRKTFKLDHKVRAAHLYITAHGLYEAQFNGKRIGTDYFGPGWTSYNKRLQYQVYDVTADLLKGDNAVGVTLGDGWYRGYTYNRRKNVYGTKLGLLFQLEVVYTNGKRVLINSDKTWKVAYGPIRSSSFFDGEVYDARKEKKGWSTIAYKDLNWDSVRTIDTVKDNLVATLGPPVRKHEMFKPLKVFTTPAGEHVVDFGQNLVGWVQFKLKAKAGDTIKLFHAEVLDQKGNFYTKNLRTAKQENVYVFKGDSVETFEPHFTFQGFRYLKIEGYNGQLDSTNVAAFALYSDMAQTGMFSTSNPLINQLQHNIQWGQKGNFIDVPTDCPQRDERMGWTGDAQAFCRTATFNMDVAGFFTKWLKDLAADQHKNGAVPYVIPDMLDSASAAASGWSDVATIAPWNIYLAYGDKQVLENQYPSMTAWVGYITRHTRNGLWDTGNHFGDWLFYAGTDYADGAALTDKNLIAQAFYAYSTQLVINAATILGKLDDVKKYTDLLADVKKAFLAEYVTPNGRMISGTQTSYVLALNFDLLPENLRESAAKRLVNNIEDYDEHITTGFLGTPYICHVLSRFGHTDIAYDLLMKESYPSWLYPVKNGATTIWERWDGIKPNGTFEDPEMNSFNHYAYGAIGDWMYRVIAGINTDEGSPGFHKINIFPHPGGKLTNANAELETLYGKVKSAWSIDNGIFTLDVIVPPNTTATITLPAVDGPVTEGNIDINSNKDIANIKPVGGDMQMDIGSGTYQFKYILKTHKKNS, encoded by the coding sequence ATGAATCCCATCTCCATAGACCAGGCTACACCCCGCCTCGGCTGGAAACTCATAACGCGCGACCGGAATGTACAGCAGGTTGCTTATGAAGTAAGGGTGGGCACTAATGCGGTATCGTTACTTAAAGGCAAAGAACTGCTCTGGACTTCAGGTAAGGTTGCCTCAGGCGAATCGCTTCATGTTTATTATGCTGGCCCGGCGCTTGCCTCACGTCAAAAAGTTTACTGGCAGGTGCGTATCTGGAACAACAGGCAGCAGGTTACCCCCTGGAGCATGGTTAACTCCTGGAAAATGGGCTTGCTTAAACCTGCCGATTGGAGCGCCAAATGGATTGAAGATAACTACCTGTCGGATACTACAGGCGGCCCAAGCCCTATGTTCCGGAAAACATTTAAGCTTGATCATAAAGTACGTGCCGCTCATTTATACATCACAGCACACGGCCTTTACGAGGCACAATTCAACGGAAAACGGATCGGTACAGACTACTTCGGACCGGGATGGACGAGCTATAATAAACGCCTGCAATACCAGGTTTACGATGTAACTGCCGATTTGCTGAAAGGCGATAATGCCGTTGGGGTTACCCTGGGCGATGGCTGGTACCGCGGCTACACTTACAACCGCAGAAAAAATGTTTATGGTACCAAGCTCGGTTTGTTGTTTCAGTTAGAGGTTGTGTACACCAATGGCAAACGGGTACTCATTAATTCCGACAAAACATGGAAAGTGGCTTATGGGCCAATCCGCTCGTCATCGTTTTTTGATGGCGAGGTTTACGATGCCCGTAAGGAGAAGAAAGGCTGGTCGACCATTGCTTACAAAGATCTGAACTGGGATTCGGTGCGTACGATTGATACCGTTAAAGATAATTTAGTGGCAACCCTTGGCCCGCCGGTGCGCAAGCACGAAATGTTTAAGCCGCTTAAGGTATTTACTACCCCTGCAGGTGAGCACGTGGTTGACTTTGGCCAGAACCTGGTGGGCTGGGTACAATTTAAATTGAAGGCCAAGGCAGGCGATACCATAAAACTATTTCATGCCGAAGTGTTGGATCAGAAAGGTAACTTCTATACCAAAAACTTGCGTACAGCCAAACAGGAGAATGTTTACGTCTTCAAGGGGGATAGTGTGGAAACCTTCGAGCCGCATTTTACCTTTCAGGGCTTTAGATACCTGAAGATAGAAGGATATAACGGACAACTGGATTCAACAAACGTAGCTGCTTTTGCCTTATATTCAGATATGGCGCAAACTGGCATGTTCTCAACGTCCAATCCGCTTATTAACCAGTTACAGCATAATATTCAATGGGGACAAAAAGGTAATTTTATTGATGTGCCTACCGACTGCCCGCAACGCGACGAAAGGATGGGCTGGACAGGTGATGCCCAGGCGTTTTGTCGCACTGCAACCTTTAATATGGATGTGGCCGGATTTTTTACCAAATGGCTAAAGGACCTTGCTGCAGATCAACATAAAAATGGGGCTGTGCCTTACGTTATTCCCGATATGCTGGATAGCGCATCAGCAGCAGCTTCGGGTTGGAGCGATGTGGCAACAATTGCTCCCTGGAATATTTACCTGGCTTATGGCGATAAGCAGGTTTTAGAAAATCAATATCCAAGTATGACAGCCTGGGTGGGGTACATTACCCGCCATACCCGTAATGGTTTATGGGACACAGGTAATCACTTTGGCGACTGGCTGTTTTACGCGGGTACCGACTATGCTGATGGCGCCGCCCTTACCGATAAAAATCTGATAGCCCAGGCATTTTATGCTTACTCAACCCAACTGGTTATCAATGCGGCTACCATATTGGGTAAGCTGGATGATGTTAAAAAATACACCGATTTGCTGGCAGATGTTAAAAAGGCTTTCCTGGCAGAATATGTTACGCCTAACGGCCGCATGATCTCCGGCACGCAGACATCTTATGTACTGGCATTGAACTTTGATCTGCTGCCCGAAAATCTGCGCGAATCTGCAGCTAAAAGGCTGGTGAACAATATTGAGGATTATGACGAGCACATTACAACAGGCTTTTTAGGCACACCCTACATCTGCCACGTGTTAAGTCGTTTCGGTCACACCGATATCGCCTATGACCTGTTGATGAAGGAGTCATACCCCTCATGGCTTTATCCCGTAAAAAACGGGGCAACTACAATTTGGGAACGCTGGGATGGTATAAAACCCAACGGTACCTTTGAAGATCCGGAAATGAACTCTTTTAACCACTATGCCTATGGTGCCATAGGCGATTGGATGTACCGCGTTATAGCAGGTATCAACACCGATGAGGGTTCGCCGGGTTTTCATAAAATCAATATCTTCCCGCATCCGGGAGGTAAATTAACCAATGCCAACGCCGAGCTGGAAACCCTTTACGGAAAGGTAAAATCGGCATGGAGTATTGATAACGGCATTTTTACCCTTGATGTTATTGTGCCGCCAAATACCACGGCTACTATAACTTTGCCGGCAGTTGACGGGCCGGTTACCGAAGGTAATATCGATATTAACAGCAATAAGGATATTGCCAACATCAAACCTGTTGGCGGCGATATGCAGATGGACATTGGTTCGGGCACTTACCAATTTAAATACATCTTAAAAACACATAAAAAGAATAGCTAA
- a CDS encoding RagB/SusD family nutrient uptake outer membrane protein, whose protein sequence is MKKSIYLFLTLAAVGFYGCKKDYLNLQPTDTQNSANFYKSKAQFVQAINGAYEPLQGLYTGSFWALGEMRSDNTSYEFDPYDRSGTSKEELDEFRELNNNDIVETYFNTSYTDIGRCNVILNRLPLAKLDAATTDTIGGQALFLRAFNYFNLVRMFGDVPLVLTEPKSVGDAYNLATKSPAASVYMQIIADAQAAITKLPLKYENTSDKGRVTKGTAETMLAEVYMTQKKFDLAIPLLRSVISSGVYSLNANYADNFNLSKENGPESIFEIQYIEGPNGLGSDFIDTFIPWDYYDEDVTGYSIDNNAQNGWNIPTQDLVNAFEDGDERKDASLIDFTSDEYGIDLPFIKKYTGPKTAVKGVTPNNFPVYRYADVYLMLAECLNEQGFAGGGDAFKYLNLVRERAGLEDKTMGNSNADLNVSSQEEFRAAIAHERQVELAFENHRWFDLLRTGKATEVMKAHAVSERAYKNSSWQINSAAYNNIRLLFQYPLNEGNLEH, encoded by the coding sequence ATGAAAAAAAGCATATACCTTTTTCTTACCCTGGCAGCTGTTGGTTTTTACGGCTGTAAAAAAGACTACCTGAACCTGCAACCTACGGATACACAGAACAGCGCCAACTTTTATAAATCAAAAGCGCAGTTTGTACAGGCTATAAATGGCGCTTACGAACCGCTTCAGGGACTATATACGGGCTCGTTCTGGGCGTTGGGCGAAATGCGGTCTGATAATACATCATACGAGTTTGACCCTTATGACCGTTCGGGTACCAGTAAAGAGGAACTGGATGAGTTTCGCGAATTAAATAATAATGATATTGTAGAAACCTACTTTAATACCTCATATACGGATATCGGCAGGTGCAACGTGATCCTTAACCGTTTGCCACTTGCCAAGCTCGATGCCGCAACTACGGATACTATTGGCGGGCAGGCTTTGTTTTTACGTGCATTCAATTACTTTAACCTGGTACGTATGTTTGGTGATGTACCGCTGGTGCTTACCGAGCCAAAATCTGTAGGGGATGCTTACAATCTGGCTACTAAGTCACCGGCCGCATCGGTTTATATGCAGATTATTGCTGATGCTCAGGCTGCCATTACTAAATTGCCTTTAAAATATGAGAATACATCGGATAAAGGCAGGGTTACCAAAGGCACCGCCGAAACCATGCTTGCCGAAGTATACATGACCCAGAAAAAATTTGATCTGGCTATTCCACTTTTACGTAGTGTGATATCATCAGGCGTTTACAGTTTGAACGCTAATTATGCGGACAACTTCAATCTAAGTAAGGAAAATGGCCCCGAATCGATCTTTGAAATTCAATACATCGAAGGTCCCAATGGTTTGGGTAGCGATTTTATCGACACATTTATCCCCTGGGATTATTATGATGAAGATGTTACAGGTTATTCTATTGATAACAATGCCCAAAACGGATGGAATATCCCCACCCAGGACCTGGTGAATGCCTTTGAAGATGGTGATGAAAGAAAAGACGCGTCGCTTATTGATTTCACTTCGGACGAGTATGGTATCGATTTACCTTTCATAAAGAAATATACGGGGCCCAAAACAGCAGTTAAAGGTGTTACGCCTAACAACTTTCCGGTTTACCGCTATGCTGATGTTTACCTGATGCTGGCCGAATGTTTAAATGAACAAGGTTTTGCAGGCGGCGGGGACGCTTTTAAATATCTTAACCTGGTTAGGGAACGTGCTGGTTTAGAGGATAAAACAATGGGTAACTCAAACGCAGATCTGAATGTTTCCAGCCAGGAGGAGTTTCGTGCGGCTATAGCGCATGAGCGCCAGGTTGAGCTTGCTTTTGAAAACCATCGCTGGTTTGATTTGCTTCGCACAGGTAAAGCTACCGAGGTGATGAAAGCTCATGCCGTTAGCGAAAGGGCATATAAAAATAGTTCATGGCAAATTAATTCAGCAGCATATAACAATATTCGCCTGTTGTTCCAATACCCTTTAAACGAGGGCAACCTTGAGCACTGA
- a CDS encoding TonB-dependent receptor, translated as MRLTVLLLTIGCLQLSAKSFSQSITLNERNIAIDKAFKAIEKQSGYYFFYRYKDISKTKPVNLSLNNATLQEALQQCFRDEPLTYVIDDKNIIVNKKNASDGSAAQAPITISGTVVDDKNQPLPGVNVKVKGTNVGAITGVDGKYTLSAEDNATLVFTFIGFQTKEEAVNKRTTINVVLGEDNKELKEVVVVGYGNQERKDVTGAVGTVKMANIKEIKAASVDLKLAGQLAGVTVNQVTGTPGGGVSVNIRGAGSVGAGDDPLYVIDGFPISPGFDQYSNPLSTINPDDIENISVLKDAASTAIYGSRGSNGVILITTKRAKKGESSVTVNTSTGVQTILSGTKLKMMTAQQYAQWRIEALQDLDKVNNVPFSTDQVPEAFRNPQALGKGTDWYDAVTRNAPMQNYDVTVANGTDKMRSLFSLGYFDQEGTVLNTGFRRYSVKANMDADLFKNVTAGLSIAPTYSQRKLQQTDGHFDQAILSQAYLESPLTPVKQPDGSYTSVVGSAGNGNIAGTALNANPVSELLNTTNKYAQFRTLANTYVNWEIIKGLDIKSTFGIDYQNSNGDYFRPSFLGGFRNANKDGTQVKAVGSFNSSNSFNWLSENSVTYKKTWGNHSLTVLGDYSIQQETNHYRLTYGTGYPDDVIQSVRAATIITASSTDEEWRLLSLIGRVNYAFKDKYLLSASIRRDGSSRFAPGHRWGTFPSVSGGWRISDESFFPKTNVIDQVKFTASYGHAGNNSVGNYDYIATVDQTNYTFGGGIAPGKSITSLGNAEVGWETTKQFDVGMDLSLFKGRVYLIAEYYNRFTERLLQYIPIPTVSGYGYALSNVGNVRNRGFEFTVTTKNIVSKAFNWSTDFNISFNRNKVMSLGPTPQIYDAPLNDNPTSITMVGLPLGQFYGYIFEGIFQSQADLDKYPHFDGETVGNIRYKDVNHDGVLDGKDQVPIGNPWPKFTFGFNNHFSYKQFDLNIISAGSVGGHVFDMYKQFTTNLDGIFNVEQSVINRWRSPQQPGAGLIPTTTSNTGLARDFYPSYWVESNSYLMVKNIDFGYNFKTKFSRNFRVYFSAQNAILITGYKGGNPEVGIEGQQGNRSLSPNVNFTGYPVSAVYTLGCNVTF; from the coding sequence ATGAGATTAACCGTCTTATTACTAACTATCGGCTGCCTGCAGCTAAGTGCTAAAAGCTTTTCACAATCTATAACTCTGAATGAGAGGAATATAGCTATCGATAAAGCTTTTAAAGCAATTGAGAAGCAAAGCGGCTACTATTTTTTCTACAGGTATAAGGATATCTCAAAAACCAAACCGGTTAATCTTTCACTTAATAACGCCACATTACAGGAAGCTTTACAACAGTGCTTTAGGGATGAACCTTTAACTTATGTTATTGATGATAAAAATATCATCGTGAATAAAAAGAATGCTTCAGATGGAAGCGCGGCACAAGCACCTATAACCATAAGCGGTACTGTGGTGGATGATAAAAATCAACCGCTGCCGGGTGTTAATGTTAAAGTGAAGGGTACCAATGTTGGTGCTATAACAGGTGTGGATGGAAAGTACACGCTCAGCGCTGAAGACAATGCTACGCTGGTTTTTACATTTATCGGTTTTCAAACCAAAGAGGAAGCAGTTAATAAGCGGACAACTATCAACGTTGTTTTGGGTGAGGATAACAAAGAATTAAAAGAGGTTGTTGTTGTTGGCTACGGTAATCAGGAACGTAAAGATGTAACAGGCGCAGTCGGTACGGTAAAAATGGCCAATATTAAAGAGATCAAGGCTGCAAGTGTTGATTTGAAGCTGGCCGGTCAGTTGGCTGGCGTTACTGTAAACCAGGTTACAGGTACTCCGGGCGGTGGCGTATCTGTTAATATCCGGGGCGCAGGTTCAGTAGGTGCAGGTGATGATCCGCTATATGTTATTGATGGTTTCCCTATTTCGCCTGGGTTTGATCAGTATTCTAACCCTTTAAGTACTATTAACCCGGATGATATTGAAAATATCAGCGTACTAAAAGATGCCGCCTCTACGGCTATATACGGTTCGAGAGGTTCAAACGGGGTTATTTTGATCACTACAAAAAGGGCAAAAAAAGGCGAATCAAGTGTTACTGTTAATACCTCGACAGGTGTGCAAACGATATTGTCGGGAACCAAGCTTAAAATGATGACTGCCCAGCAGTACGCGCAATGGCGTATTGAGGCTTTACAGGATCTGGATAAGGTAAACAATGTACCTTTTAGTACAGATCAGGTACCCGAAGCGTTCAGAAACCCACAAGCATTGGGTAAAGGTACCGATTGGTATGACGCCGTTACCCGTAACGCACCTATGCAAAATTATGATGTTACCGTAGCAAACGGTACTGATAAGATGCGTTCCTTATTTTCATTAGGATACTTTGACCAGGAGGGCACGGTGCTTAATACCGGCTTCAGAAGATATTCTGTAAAAGCCAATATGGACGCAGACCTTTTTAAAAATGTTACCGCAGGGCTTAGTATAGCGCCAACTTATAGCCAACGTAAATTACAGCAAACCGATGGTCACTTTGACCAGGCTATACTAAGCCAGGCTTATCTTGAAAGTCCACTTACACCGGTGAAGCAACCCGATGGATCATATACAAGTGTGGTGGGTTCGGCGGGCAACGGAAATATTGCCGGTACAGCATTGAATGCCAATCCTGTAAGCGAGTTGTTAAATACCACCAACAAGTATGCTCAGTTCCGCACATTGGCCAATACGTATGTTAACTGGGAAATAATTAAAGGGCTTGATATCAAGTCTACTTTTGGTATCGATTATCAGAACAGCAATGGCGACTACTTTCGTCCCTCGTTTTTGGGCGGCTTCCGGAATGCCAATAAAGATGGAACACAGGTAAAGGCTGTTGGATCATTTAACTCGTCAAATTCATTTAACTGGTTAAGTGAAAACTCAGTTACCTATAAAAAAACCTGGGGTAATCACTCTTTAACTGTTTTGGGCGATTATTCAATACAGCAGGAAACCAATCATTATCGTTTAACCTATGGTACAGGTTATCCGGATGATGTGATCCAGTCTGTGAGGGCCGCTACAATAATTACAGCAAGCTCAACCGATGAAGAGTGGAGGCTATTATCATTAATAGGCAGGGTAAATTACGCGTTTAAAGACAAATACCTGCTAAGTGCATCTATACGCCGTGACGGATCTTCGAGGTTTGCACCGGGGCACAGGTGGGGCACTTTCCCATCGGTATCAGGCGGTTGGCGTATTTCAGACGAATCATTCTTTCCGAAAACAAATGTGATCGATCAGGTTAAATTTACAGCCAGTTACGGTCATGCCGGTAACAATAGCGTTGGTAACTATGATTACATTGCTACGGTAGATCAAACTAATTATACTTTTGGTGGCGGAATAGCTCCCGGTAAATCAATTACCTCCCTTGGTAACGCCGAAGTAGGCTGGGAAACTACCAAACAGTTTGACGTTGGCATGGACCTTTCATTATTCAAAGGTCGTGTTTACTTAATTGCCGAGTATTATAACCGCTTTACCGAAAGGTTATTACAATATATACCTATCCCGACTGTTTCAGGCTATGGATATGCGTTATCTAACGTCGGGAATGTACGTAACAGGGGTTTTGAATTTACAGTAACCACCAAGAATATCGTTAGCAAAGCTTTTAACTGGAGTACAGATTTTAACATTTCGTTTAATCGTAACAAGGTTATGAGTCTTGGCCCTACACCTCAAATCTATGACGCGCCCCTGAATGACAACCCAACCAGCATTACTATGGTAGGGTTGCCTCTCGGGCAGTTTTACGGGTATATTTTTGAGGGTATATTTCAAAGTCAGGCCGATTTGGACAAGTATCCTCACTTTGATGGCGAAACGGTTGGCAATATCAGGTATAAGGACGTAAATCATGATGGCGTTCTTGACGGGAAAGACCAGGTGCCAATTGGCAACCCGTGGCCTAAGTTTACATTTGGCTTTAATAACCATTTCAGTTATAAACAATTTGATTTGAATATCATATCAGCCGGCTCGGTAGGGGGACATGTTTTTGACATGTACAAGCAGTTTACTACCAATCTGGATGGTATTTTTAATGTTGAACAAAGCGTTATAAACCGCTGGCGGTCACCGCAACAGCCTGGAGCCGGGTTAATACCAACCACAACATCAAATACTGGCCTGGCCCGCGATTTTTACCCCTCATATTGGGTGGAGAGCAATTCCTACTTGATGGTAAAGAATATCGACTTTGGGTATAATTTCAAAACTAAGTTCAGCAGAAATTTCAGGGTGTATTTCAGCGCTCAGAATGCCATTCTTATAACCGGATACAAAGGAGGTAATCCCGAGGTTGGTATAGAGGGGCAGCAGGGTAACCGTTCGTTATCGCCAAATGTGAACTTTACAGGCTATCCTGTTTCTGCAGTTTATACTTTGGGCTGTAACGTAACCTTTTAA